The following are encoded in a window of Balaenoptera ricei isolate mBalRic1 chromosome 1, mBalRic1.hap2, whole genome shotgun sequence genomic DNA:
- the DUSP12 gene encoding dual specificity protein phosphatase 12 isoform X1 yields MVGPSAVRPPGAAMLEPQYGSHGCERTTGSRTRASSAEHMLEVRPGLFLGGAAAVAEPDHLREAGITAVLTVDSEEPDFNTGAGVEGLRSLFVPALDKPETDLLSHLDRCVAFLGQARAEGRAVLVHCHAGVSRSVAVMTAFMMKTDQLTFEKAYENLKTIKPEAKMNEGFEWQLKLYQAMGCEVDTSSAVYKQYRLQKVTEKYPELQNLPQELFAVDPSAITQGLKDGVLYKCRKCRRSLFRSSSILDHSEGSGPIAFAHKRMTPSLMLTTGSQAQCTSYFIEPVQWMESTLLGVMDGQLLCPKCNAKLGSFNWYGEQCSCGRWITPAFQIHKNRVDEMKMLPVWGSQTRKI; encoded by the exons ATGGTAGGGCCCTCCGCAGTCCGGCCTCCGGGCGCCGCCATGTTGGAGCCTCAGTACGGGAGCCATGGCTGCGAGCGAACGACCGGCAGCCGGACCCGGGCCAGCTCCGCTGAGCACATGCTGGAGGTGCGGCCGGGGCTGTTCCTGGGTGGAGCTGCGGCAGTCGCGGAGCCGGACCACCTGAGGGAGGCGGGCATCACGGCCGTGCTGACGGTGGACTCGGAGGAGCCCGACTTCAACACAGGGGCTGGGGTCGAGGGTCTGCGGAGTCTCTTCGTGCCAGCGCTGGACAAACCCGAGACCGACCTGCTTAGCCACCTGGACCGGTGCGTGGCCTTCCTCGGCCAGGCCCGCGCCGAGGGCCGCGCGGTGCTGGTGCATTG TCACGCAGGGGTCAGTCGAAGTGTGGCTGTAATGACTGCTTTTATGATGAAGACTGACCAACTTACCTTTGAAAAAGCCTATGAAAACCTTAAGACTATCAAACCAGAGGCTAA GATGAATGAGGGGTTTGAGTGGCAACTGAAATTATACCAGGCAATGGGATGTGAAGTAGATACCTCTAGTGCAGTTTATAAACAGTATCGTTTACAAAAGGTTACAGAGAAGTATCCAG AATTGCAGAACTTACCTCAAGAACTCTTTGCTGTTGACCCATCCGCCATTACACAAGGACTGAAAGATGGGGTTCTCTACAAATGTAGAAAGTGCAG GCGATCTTTATTTCGAAGTTCTAGCATTTTGGATCATAGTGAAGGAAGTGGTCCTATAGCCTTTGCCCACAAGAGAATGACACCATCCCTCATGCTTACTACGGGGAGTCAGGCTCAATGTACATCTTATTTCATTGAACCTGTGCAGTGGATGGAATCCACTTTGTTGGGAGTGATGGATGGACAG cttCTTTGCCCCAAATGCAATGCCAAGTTGGGTTCTTTCAACTGGTatggtgaacagtgctcatgtggTAGATGGATAACACCTGCTTTTCAAATACATAAGAACAGAGTGGATGAAATGAAAATGCTGCCAGTTTGGGGAtcacaaacaagaaaaatataa
- the DUSP12 gene encoding dual specificity protein phosphatase 12 isoform X2: MLEPQYGSHGCERTTGSRTRASSAEHMLEVRPGLFLGGAAAVAEPDHLREAGITAVLTVDSEEPDFNTGAGVEGLRSLFVPALDKPETDLLSHLDRCVAFLGQARAEGRAVLVHCHAGVSRSVAVMTAFMMKTDQLTFEKAYENLKTIKPEAKMNEGFEWQLKLYQAMGCEVDTSSAVYKQYRLQKVTEKYPELQNLPQELFAVDPSAITQGLKDGVLYKCRKCRRSLFRSSSILDHSEGSGPIAFAHKRMTPSLMLTTGSQAQCTSYFIEPVQWMESTLLGVMDGQ; the protein is encoded by the exons ATGTTGGAGCCTCAGTACGGGAGCCATGGCTGCGAGCGAACGACCGGCAGCCGGACCCGGGCCAGCTCCGCTGAGCACATGCTGGAGGTGCGGCCGGGGCTGTTCCTGGGTGGAGCTGCGGCAGTCGCGGAGCCGGACCACCTGAGGGAGGCGGGCATCACGGCCGTGCTGACGGTGGACTCGGAGGAGCCCGACTTCAACACAGGGGCTGGGGTCGAGGGTCTGCGGAGTCTCTTCGTGCCAGCGCTGGACAAACCCGAGACCGACCTGCTTAGCCACCTGGACCGGTGCGTGGCCTTCCTCGGCCAGGCCCGCGCCGAGGGCCGCGCGGTGCTGGTGCATTG TCACGCAGGGGTCAGTCGAAGTGTGGCTGTAATGACTGCTTTTATGATGAAGACTGACCAACTTACCTTTGAAAAAGCCTATGAAAACCTTAAGACTATCAAACCAGAGGCTAA GATGAATGAGGGGTTTGAGTGGCAACTGAAATTATACCAGGCAATGGGATGTGAAGTAGATACCTCTAGTGCAGTTTATAAACAGTATCGTTTACAAAAGGTTACAGAGAAGTATCCAG AATTGCAGAACTTACCTCAAGAACTCTTTGCTGTTGACCCATCCGCCATTACACAAGGACTGAAAGATGGGGTTCTCTACAAATGTAGAAAGTGCAG GCGATCTTTATTTCGAAGTTCTAGCATTTTGGATCATAGTGAAGGAAGTGGTCCTATAGCCTTTGCCCACAAGAGAATGACACCATCCCTCATGCTTACTACGGGGAGTCAGGCTCAATGTACATCTTATTTCATTGAACCTGTGCAGTGGATGGAATCCACTTTGTTGGGAGTGATGGATGGACAG taA